The Pseudoxanthomonas sp. genome segment GCATCCAGTGGCACCAGGTCCGCGACGGTGCCGATGGCGACCAGATCGAGCAGCGTGGACAGGTCCGGTTCCGCGCCGTCGAACGCACCGCGTTCGCGCAGCACGCGACGCAGCGCGAGCAGCACGTAGAACATCACGCCGACCCCGGCCAGCGCCTTGCTGGGGAACGGATCGCCCCGCAGGTTCGGATTGACGATGACATCGGCCGGTGGCAGTTGGTCGCCGGGCAGGTGGTGATCAGTCACCAACACCTGCCAGCCTCGCGCCTTCGCCGCCGCGATACCGGCGTGGCAGGCGATGCCGTGATCGACCGTGACCAGAAGGTCTGGCTGCAATGCCGAAAGCTCGTCCACCAGCGAAGGCGACAGGCCATAGCCATGCACCATGCGGTTGGGCACGGCAGGCGTCACCCGGCGCGCGCCCAGCAGGCACAGCCCCCGCACGCCGACCGCGCAGGCGGTGGCGCCGTCGCAGTCGAAGTCGCCGACGATGACGATGTGGCGGTCCTGCGCGATCGCATCGGCCAGCAAGGCGGTGGCGGCACCCAGTCCACCGAGCGAATCGGGCGGCAACAGATGCGCCAGCCGCGGTTGCGCCTGGTCGAGGGACAGCGCGCCGCGTGCCTCGTAGATGCGTCGGAGCAGCGGCGGCACCGTGTCCGGCCAGTGTCCGCCCGCGGCGATAGCGCGACGGCGGATCCGCGGGGATGACGTCATGCGGGAACGTGGTCCGGGCGCGCCGTATCCAGACGTTGCAATGCGCCGCGCCACAGGCGCCAGCGCTGTTCGCGGCGCAGCGAAAACAGGGCGCCATCCTCGAAGTCGAGCGTGAGCGCGTCGAGTTCGCGCGTGCGCAGGGCGTCCAGCAGCGGCCGCAGCGCATCGCGGCACAGCAGGTCCAGGTTGCGCAGGTGGCGCAGGTCGATCAATGCATCCACGCCGCCTTCGCCATTGGCATGCGTCGCTTCCACGCCGGCGACCTGCGCCAGCGACTGCAACAGCACGTCGTTGCCTTTCACCTGGCGGAAGCCGGTGCGCACGGCATCCGGCAGCACGCCGCCGCCCCAGAACCAGAGCGAGTTCACCGGCGGCTTGCCTTGGGCGACCCGCTGCGCGTTCCACGGATGGTTGTGCAGCAGCACCTGGGCTTCGCTGAGCAGGGCGCGCCAGCGACGGCCCGCATCGCCCTCGGGAAGATGGGCGAACAGATCGTCGCCCAGCACCTCGCTGGCCGGTGCGAACGTCGGCAGCTTCGCCTCCATCGGCAGGCGCAGGTACCAGCGCGCCGGCTGCGGTGCGTCGAGCAGCATGCCGGCATCGCCGAACAGGGGCTTCAACGCGGGAAGCAGGTGCGCGGTGTCCTCGTCGGTGAGCGCCAGCGCTTCGCCGTAGGCCAGCATGCGGGCGCCCGTCATGTCGGGGGAGACGCGTGCCGGATCCGCGCGCAGCCACCGGGCGCCCGCCGCATCCTGCGCATCGCGCTGGCGCGTCAGGGCGGCGACCGGCCAGTGGTCCGGCACCAGCTGGAACTGCCGCCGCAGCTGCGCGCGCTCGCCGCCCTCGCCCTCGCTGCGGTCCGCGCGCCCCAACGCCTTCGCGACGTCGGGCGGCAACAGCTGCCCGACCAGGCGGGTGCGCGCAGGCAGCAGCAGGGTGGCCTGGGCCATCGGTCCGTCAGTCGGCGTAGGAAACGCTGACGATTTCGTACTCGCGCTGGCCGGCCGGCGCGTCGATGGTGACGCTGTCGCCCTCGTGCTTGCCGATCAGGGCGCGGGCCAGCGGCGAGGAGATCGCGATCAGGCCCTGCTTGATGTCGGCCTCCAGGTCGCCGACGACCTGGTAGCGCTTCTCCTCGTCGGTATCCACGTCGGCCAGCACCACCTTGGCGCCGAACACGATGCGCGAGCCCGCGTTGAGCTTGCTGACGTCGATGATCTCGGCGTGCGACAGTTCGCCTTCCAGCTGCTTGATGCGGCCTTCGATGAAGCCCTGCTGCTCGCGCGCGGCGTGGTACTCGGCGTTTTCCTTCAGATCGCCGTGCGCACGCGCTTCGGCGATGGCGGCGATCACTTCAGGTCGCTTGACCGTCTTCAGCTGGTCCAGTTCCTGGCGCAGGCGCTGCGCGCCTTGCATGGTCAATGGGGCTCTCACCCTTGAAGCTCCTTGTGCAGTTCCTGCAACGCCAGTACCGGGCCGGTGCCGCGGTATTCCAGCGAATGCACCAGCGCCTTGGCGCCGGCGACAGTGGTCGAATAGGTGACGCGATGCTGCAGGGCTTCGCGCCGGATGGAGAAGGAGTCGGCGATGGCCTGGCGTCCTTCCGTGGTGTTGACGATATACACGATTTCGCCGTTCTTGATCAGGTCGACCACGTGCGGACGGCCCTCGAGCACCTTGTTGATCTGCTCGCAGGCGATGCCGTGCTCGCCCAGCCACGCCGCCGTGCCCGCCGTGGCCACGATGCTGTAGCCGCGGCCGACCAGCTCCTGCGCCACCGGCAGCACCCGCTTCTTGTCGGGATCGCGCACGGAGATGAACACCTTGCCGACCGGCGGCGCCTTGATGCCGCCGGCTTCCTGCGCCCGCGCCATGGCGGCACCGAAGCTGCGGCCCACGCCCATCACCTCACCGGTGGAGCGCATCTCCGGACCGAGGATCGGATCCACGCCCTGGAACTTGGCGAAGGGGAAGATCGCTTCCTTGACCGAGTAGTAGTCGGGCACGATTTCCCTGGTAGCGCCCTGCTCGGCCAGCGTCTTGCCGGCCATGCAGCGGGCGGCGATCTTGGCCAGCGGCATGCCGGTGGCCTTGGAGACGAACGGCACGGTGCGCGAGGCGCGCGGATTGACTTCCAGCAGGTAGACGATGTCGTCGCTGCCGTCTTCGCCGGCCTGAATGGCGAACTGGGTGTTCATCAGGCCGACGACCTTCAGCGCCTTGGCCAGCTCGACGACCTGGCGGCGCAGCTCGTCCTGCGTCTTCGCCGACAGCGAGTATGGCGGCAGCGAGCACGACGAGTCGCCCGAGTGCACGCCGGCTTCCTCGATGTGCTCCATCACGCCGCCGATCAGCACGTGGCCCTCGGCGTCGGCGATGATGTCCACGTCCACTTCCACCGCGTTGTCGAGGAAGCGGTCCAGCAGCACCGGCGAGTCGTTGGAGACCTTCACGGCGTCGCGCACGTAACGGGCCAGGTCGGATTCGCCGTACACGATCTCCATCGCGCGGCC includes the following:
- a CDS encoding phosphoglycerate mutase codes for the protein MAQATLLLPARTRLVGQLLPPDVAKALGRADRSEGEGGERAQLRRQFQLVPDHWPVAALTRQRDAQDAAGARWLRADPARVSPDMTGARMLAYGEALALTDEDTAHLLPALKPLFGDAGMLLDAPQPARWYLRLPMEAKLPTFAPASEVLGDDLFAHLPEGDAGRRWRALLSEAQVLLHNHPWNAQRVAQGKPPVNSLWFWGGGVLPDAVRTGFRQVKGNDVLLQSLAQVAGVEATHANGEGGVDALIDLRHLRNLDLLCRDALRPLLDALRTRELDALTLDFEDGALFSLRREQRWRLWRGALQRLDTARPDHVPA
- the greA gene encoding transcription elongation factor GreA; protein product: MRAPLTMQGAQRLRQELDQLKTVKRPEVIAAIAEARAHGDLKENAEYHAAREQQGFIEGRIKQLEGELSHAEIIDVSKLNAGSRIVFGAKVVLADVDTDEEKRYQVVGDLEADIKQGLIAISSPLARALIGKHEGDSVTIDAPAGQREYEIVSVSYAD